One Bacillus amyloliquefaciens DSM 7 = ATCC 23350 DNA window includes the following coding sequences:
- a CDS encoding DedA family protein, with translation MGNFISEILSWLTSMGYLGIALGLMIEIIPSEIVLAYGGYMVSEGTISFIGAIIAGVIGGTIAQCFIYWIARYGGRPFLDKYGKYLLLKKHHIDVAENWFRRYGAGVVFSARFIPVVRHAISIPAGLAKMPLSKFVTLTTLAIIPWSIIFVYLGYQLGGQWKDVDSYAGMYTTPIIILALVFIVVYFVVKKMRSRL, from the coding sequence GTGGGCAATTTTATTAGTGAAATATTATCCTGGCTGACAAGTATGGGCTATTTAGGGATTGCGCTCGGGTTAATGATCGAAATCATTCCGAGTGAAATCGTTCTGGCTTACGGAGGCTATATGGTGTCAGAAGGTACGATCAGTTTTATCGGCGCCATTATCGCCGGTGTCATCGGGGGAACGATCGCGCAATGTTTTATTTACTGGATCGCCCGTTATGGAGGACGTCCGTTTTTGGACAAGTACGGCAAGTACTTACTGCTGAAAAAGCATCATATTGATGTTGCGGAAAACTGGTTTCGCCGTTACGGCGCGGGCGTGGTATTCTCGGCACGGTTTATCCCGGTCGTCAGACACGCGATTTCCATCCCTGCCGGACTCGCGAAAATGCCTCTTTCCAAGTTTGTCACCTTGACGACGCTTGCGATTATTCCGTGGTCTATCATTTTCGTTTATCTCGGGTATCAGCTCGGCGGACAGTGGAAAGATGTAGACAGCTATGCCGGAATGTATACGACTCCGATCATTATATTGGCTCTTGTATTTATTGTTGTTTATTTTGTCGTGAAAAAGATGAGATCAAGACTATGA
- a CDS encoding acyl-CoA carboxylase subunit beta: MDYEKERQTRSKTIEKGGAEKYHASNEKKGKLFVRDRLKLLFDDGISVEDAFFAECMSDGLPADGVVTGIGTIGGRTVCVMANDSTVKAGSWGAKTVEKIIRIQETAEKLQCPLLYLVDSAGARITDQVDMFPGRRGAGRIFYNQVKLSGRIPQICLLFGPSAAGGAYIPAFCDIVIMVEGNASMYLGSPRMAEMVIGEKVSLEEMGGARMHCSVSGCGDLLARTEQEAITMAQTYLSYFPANYTEKAPVNTSKNPKAFEKPLSDVIPAHQNAPFNMMDLIERVIDEDSFFEIKPLFAQELITGLARIHGQPVGIIANQPRVKGGVLFLDSADKAAKFIALCDAFHIPLLFLADIPGFMIGTKVEQAGIIRHGAKMISAMAEATVPKLSVIVRKAYGAGLYAMAGPAFEPDCCLALPTAQIAVMGPEAAVNAVYANKISELAPEERSAFIQEKRDEYKEDINLYRLASEMVIDGIVPADSLREELNKRLTAYMSKQLTFTHRKHPVYPV; the protein is encoded by the coding sequence ATGGATTACGAAAAAGAACGGCAGACACGCAGCAAAACGATTGAAAAAGGAGGAGCGGAGAAATATCACGCAAGCAACGAAAAAAAGGGAAAACTGTTTGTAAGAGACAGGCTGAAGCTTCTATTCGATGACGGCATATCCGTAGAAGATGCTTTTTTCGCCGAATGTATGTCAGACGGACTGCCGGCTGACGGGGTCGTCACCGGAATCGGAACTATCGGCGGCAGAACCGTTTGTGTGATGGCAAACGACTCAACCGTAAAGGCGGGTTCATGGGGCGCGAAAACGGTGGAAAAAATCATCCGCATTCAGGAAACGGCGGAAAAGCTGCAGTGTCCGCTTCTGTACTTAGTCGATTCAGCAGGTGCGAGAATTACGGATCAGGTCGACATGTTCCCGGGCAGGAGGGGAGCCGGACGCATTTTTTATAATCAAGTAAAGCTGTCGGGACGCATTCCGCAAATCTGCTTATTGTTCGGTCCTTCCGCTGCGGGCGGCGCTTACATCCCGGCATTTTGCGACATCGTCATTATGGTTGAAGGCAATGCATCCATGTACTTAGGCTCTCCGCGCATGGCGGAAATGGTAATCGGCGAAAAGGTATCGCTTGAAGAAATGGGCGGCGCCCGTATGCATTGTTCCGTATCAGGCTGCGGTGATCTTCTCGCCCGGACGGAACAGGAAGCAATTACGATGGCGCAGACATATCTCAGCTATTTTCCGGCAAATTATACTGAAAAAGCACCCGTCAACACATCCAAGAATCCGAAAGCTTTTGAAAAACCGCTCTCAGATGTCATTCCGGCACATCAAAACGCGCCGTTCAACATGATGGATTTAATTGAACGTGTCATCGATGAAGACTCCTTTTTTGAGATCAAACCATTATTTGCGCAGGAATTAATAACGGGGCTTGCGCGGATTCACGGACAGCCGGTCGGCATTATCGCCAACCAGCCGCGTGTCAAAGGCGGGGTTTTATTTCTCGATTCGGCGGACAAAGCCGCAAAATTCATCGCTTTGTGCGACGCATTTCATATTCCGCTTCTGTTTTTGGCAGACATCCCCGGCTTTATGATCGGAACGAAGGTTGAGCAGGCGGGCATCATCAGACATGGCGCAAAAATGATCTCCGCAATGGCCGAAGCGACTGTTCCGAAGCTTTCCGTTATTGTCAGAAAAGCCTACGGTGCCGGATTATATGCGATGGCGGGCCCGGCTTTTGAACCGGATTGCTGCTTAGCGCTGCCGACTGCGCAAATTGCCGTTATGGGGCCTGAGGCAGCGGTGAATGCGGTATATGCAAACAAAATCAGCGAACTCGCTCCTGAAGAAAGATCGGCTTTTATTCAAGAAAAGCGTGATGAATACAAGGAAGACATCAACCTTTACCGCCTCGCCTCTGAAATGGTGATTGACGGCATCGTTCCCGCTGATTCCTTGCGGGAAGAACTCAATAAACGCCTCACTGCTTACATGTCCAAACAACTGACATTCACACACCGGAAACACCCCGTATACCCGGTATAA
- a CDS encoding enoyl-CoA hydratase codes for MGDCVLYSVCQETIGLITLNRPHAANSLSSEMIDDLQRVITDIRNSPAIRCVILTGSGNTFCAGADLKERAGMNHEQVKQSVRRIGETAASIEALPQPVIAALNGTAVGGGLELALACDIRTAVSRAGLGLPETGLAIIPGAGGTQRLPRLIGPGAAKELIYTGRRLTAQEAKDMKLVEHVCEAGELMEKVKALAGRIAANGPIAVRQAKFAINKGLETDLNTGLTIERKAYEQVIPTLDREEGLRAFKEKRPPEYKGK; via the coding sequence ATGGGAGATTGTGTCTTGTATTCCGTCTGTCAAGAAACGATCGGTCTGATCACACTGAACCGCCCGCATGCAGCCAACTCGCTGTCTTCTGAAATGATTGATGATTTACAGCGTGTAATTACAGACATCAGAAACTCGCCGGCTATTCGCTGCGTCATTCTCACCGGCTCCGGAAACACATTTTGCGCCGGTGCTGATTTAAAAGAAAGAGCAGGAATGAATCATGAACAAGTCAAGCAAAGCGTCAGGCGTATCGGCGAAACAGCCGCCTCAATTGAAGCTCTCCCGCAGCCGGTCATTGCAGCGCTGAACGGAACTGCTGTAGGAGGAGGTCTTGAACTTGCTCTCGCCTGCGATATCAGAACAGCCGTCAGCCGGGCGGGTCTCGGCCTACCTGAAACAGGCCTTGCGATCATTCCCGGGGCGGGGGGAACACAGAGACTGCCGCGGCTTATCGGTCCCGGCGCTGCAAAAGAATTGATTTACACCGGCCGAAGACTCACGGCTCAAGAAGCAAAAGACATGAAGCTGGTCGAGCATGTATGTGAAGCCGGGGAGCTTATGGAAAAAGTAAAAGCACTGGCCGGACGCATCGCCGCCAATGGACCGATCGCCGTCAGACAAGCAAAATTCGCGATAAACAAGGGTCTGGAGACAGATCTCAATACAGGGCTCACCATCGAACGAAAAGCATATGAACAAGTCATCCCGACACTTGACAGAGAAGAGGGCCTGCGCGCCTTTAAAGAAAAAAGACCCCCTGAATACAAAGGAAAATAA
- a CDS encoding hydroxymethylglutaryl-CoA lyase yields the protein MNCPKHVRINEVGPRDGLQNESAWVDTEDKIEWINMLSKTGLPYIEVTSFVHPRWIPALRDSLDVAKGIARSEDTVYAALVPNLIGLEHAAEGRIDQACVFLSASETHNQKNVNKPIDRTVQELRRVITEAKAEKMATRAYLSTVFGCPYEQNVPVEQVVRLADTLIEMGVDELSLGDTIGAANPLQVIAVLEALLPRIPASNIALHFHDTRGTALANIIPALDMGITSFDTSSGGLGGCPYAPGSAGNAATEDVIYMLEQMGIDTGTDLNKLLEAAGWIGDKIGKDLPSRNLQVFRTK from the coding sequence ATGAACTGTCCGAAGCATGTCCGCATCAACGAAGTAGGGCCTCGTGACGGCCTGCAGAATGAATCGGCGTGGGTGGATACAGAAGATAAGATTGAGTGGATCAATATGCTGTCAAAGACAGGACTTCCCTATATCGAAGTGACATCATTCGTGCATCCGAGATGGATTCCGGCTCTTCGTGACAGTCTGGATGTCGCAAAGGGGATTGCCAGATCAGAAGATACGGTCTACGCGGCTCTCGTTCCAAACCTCATCGGACTGGAACATGCAGCAGAAGGCAGAATTGATCAAGCCTGTGTGTTTTTATCAGCAAGCGAAACCCATAACCAAAAAAACGTAAACAAACCGATTGACCGGACCGTTCAAGAACTCAGGCGGGTCATTACTGAAGCAAAAGCTGAAAAAATGGCGACGAGAGCGTATCTGTCCACTGTATTTGGCTGCCCGTACGAACAGAACGTGCCGGTCGAACAAGTCGTCCGCCTGGCAGACACCCTGATCGAAATGGGTGTTGATGAATTATCGCTCGGCGACACAATCGGCGCGGCGAATCCCTTGCAGGTCATCGCCGTGCTTGAAGCCCTTTTGCCGAGAATTCCGGCATCAAACATCGCACTCCATTTCCATGATACAAGAGGCACGGCTCTTGCGAATATCATTCCCGCCCTTGATATGGGCATTACATCCTTTGATACCTCCTCAGGCGGGCTTGGCGGCTGCCCGTATGCCCCGGGATCAGCAGGCAACGCCGCCACAGAAGATGTCATTTATATGCTTGAACAAATGGGGATTGATACCGGGACGGACTTGAATAAACTTCTTGAGGCCGCCGGCTGGATCGGGGACAAAATCGGCAAAGACCTGCCAAGCAGAAACCTGCAGGTATTCAGAACGAAATGA
- a CDS encoding acetyl-CoA carboxylase biotin carboxyl carrier protein subunit, producing the protein MSVIKIQMAGNLWKIHVKPGDVIEEGQEVAILESMKMEIPIIADASGTVKEVKKTEGDFTDEGEVLIELQ; encoded by the coding sequence ATGAGCGTCATAAAAATTCAAATGGCCGGTAACCTGTGGAAAATTCATGTGAAACCGGGCGATGTCATTGAGGAAGGACAGGAAGTGGCTATCTTGGAATCTATGAAAATGGAAATTCCGATCATCGCTGATGCATCCGGAACGGTGAAAGAAGTGAAAAAAACGGAAGGCGATTTCACTGATGAAGGAGAGGTCCTGATTGAGCTTCAATAA
- a CDS encoding acetyl-CoA carboxylase biotin carboxylase subunit gives MFKKVLIANRGEIALRIIRTCKRLGIPSVSVYSEADRDALHVKAADEAYLIGQSRVNESYLHIDRIIEAAKAAGADAIHPGYGLLSENSRFAERCRKEHITFIGPPGDIIVKMGSKIEARKTMQQAKVPIVPGVSEPLPDVHSALAEARAIGFPVMLKASAGGGGIGMQIVHSEEELAKAFEGNQKRAASFFGDGAMYMEKVIENARHIEIQILADSFGNTVHLFERDCSVQRRHQKVIEEAPSPFVDEELRQRLGETAVKAAKSIGYQNAGTIEFLVDQKKQIYFLEMNTRLQVEHPVTEEITGLDLVEEQLKIAAGQPLTFSQKDITHHGHAIEVRIYAEDPVTFYPSPGTISSFSVLRHPSVRHECAVEKGSTVSPFYDPMIAKMIVTAKTRKQAIEQLKTALGEYHVEGIKTNIPLLTKIACSEAFEKGEATTGFLQTINGEASK, from the coding sequence TTGTTTAAAAAAGTTCTGATTGCCAATAGAGGAGAAATCGCCTTAAGAATAATCCGCACCTGCAAACGTCTCGGCATCCCCTCGGTATCTGTCTATTCAGAAGCCGACCGGGATGCGCTCCATGTAAAAGCGGCTGATGAGGCCTACCTGATCGGTCAATCGAGAGTAAATGAAAGCTATTTACATATTGACAGAATCATAGAAGCCGCTAAAGCCGCCGGAGCCGACGCCATCCATCCCGGCTACGGGCTGCTGTCAGAAAACAGCCGGTTCGCCGAACGCTGCCGAAAGGAACACATCACATTCATCGGCCCGCCAGGTGACATCATCGTTAAGATGGGAAGCAAGATAGAAGCGCGAAAAACGATGCAGCAGGCAAAAGTCCCGATCGTTCCCGGTGTTTCAGAGCCATTGCCCGATGTTCACTCGGCCTTAGCCGAAGCCCGTGCCATCGGCTTTCCGGTCATGCTGAAAGCGTCCGCAGGAGGAGGCGGAATCGGCATGCAGATCGTACATTCGGAAGAAGAACTGGCAAAAGCGTTTGAAGGCAATCAAAAGCGGGCCGCGTCTTTTTTCGGCGACGGCGCAATGTATATGGAAAAAGTCATTGAAAACGCCCGTCATATTGAAATTCAGATTCTCGCAGATTCTTTCGGCAATACCGTTCACCTGTTTGAACGTGACTGTTCAGTGCAAAGGCGCCATCAAAAAGTGATAGAAGAAGCGCCATCGCCGTTTGTTGATGAGGAATTAAGACAAAGACTCGGTGAAACCGCCGTTAAAGCCGCTAAATCTATCGGCTACCAAAATGCGGGCACAATAGAGTTTCTTGTCGACCAAAAGAAACAAATCTATTTCTTAGAGATGAATACAAGACTGCAGGTAGAGCATCCGGTGACAGAAGAAATTACGGGACTGGATCTTGTGGAAGAACAGCTGAAAATTGCCGCGGGACAGCCGCTGACTTTCTCGCAGAAAGACATCACCCATCACGGGCATGCGATAGAAGTGCGGATTTATGCGGAAGATCCGGTCACCTTTTATCCGTCACCCGGCACTATCTCCTCTTTCTCCGTTTTACGGCATCCGTCAGTGAGACACGAATGCGCCGTTGAAAAGGGCAGCACCGTTTCTCCGTTTTACGATCCGATGATTGCCAAAATGATTGTTACGGCAAAAACGAGAAAACAAGCCATTGAACAACTGAAAACCGCCCTTGGCGAATATCATGTAGAAGGAATTAAAACCAATATTCCGCTGCTGACAAAAATCGCCTGTTCAGAAGCGTTTGAAAAGGGTGAAGCGACAACCGGATTTTTACAAACAATAAACGGGGAGGCGTCAAAATGA